The Camelina sativa cultivar DH55 chromosome 14, Cs, whole genome shotgun sequence genome includes a window with the following:
- the LOC104743811 gene encoding uncharacterized protein LOC104743811, protein MVTSEEEESSTSSLEKKILKSVMTMLDARFGALNLNQTNRGVNQHQRPNQEEPRPNDETREYYSHGSSHGKITKVNKVKLAATEFYDYALSWWDQLVTSRRRTRDIPIETWNQLKTVMRRRFVPSYYHRDLHQRLKNLVQRSRSVEEYFKEMETLKLRADIHEDGEAMMSRFMGGLNREIQDRLETQHYVEIEEMLHKAVLFEQQIKRKNSRSSYNIAKTSYNSGKSSYHKEDKPDYQKDYKPFIKPKPIDSDPKGKGKEVITRTRDIRCFKCQGLGHYASECVNKRIMVLKDNGEIESADERSENDSLDESLEAPAKGELLVARRLLSVLTKSEEQAQRENLFHTRCIVKDKVCRLIIDGGSCTNVASRTMVEKLGLEVLKHPKPYELQWLNEKGEMSVKEQVKVPLSIETLACSTNPKPVLPSKVELVLQEYKDVFPEDNPIGLPPIRGIEHQINFVPGAALPNRPAYSTNPVETKELERQVNELMDKGHIRESMSPCAVPMLLVPKKDGSWRMCVDCRAINNITVKYRHPIPRLDDMLDELHGSSIFSKIDLKSGYHQIRMKEGDEWKTAFKTKQGLYEWLVMPFGLTNAPSTFMRLMNHVLRKHIGDFVVVYFDDILVYSKNLEDHVMHLKLVLDLLRKEKLYANFKKCTFCTDNLVFLGFVVSADGIKVDEEKVKAIKDWPSPTNVSEVRSFHGLAGFYRRFVKDFSTIAAPLTEVIKKDVGFKWEAAQENAFQALKEKLTNSPVLILPNFMKTFEIECDASGIGIGAVLMQDHKPIAFFSENLGGATLNYPTYDKELYALVQALQTWQHYLWPKEFIIHTDHESLKHLKGQQKLNKLGEDDETMDGSTEPHGPEEQLEPAEASEDQLEPEEAPEEQLVPVEEAEEALIVPAGPITRSRSKRFNQAINAILKELDKKLEDVTQTTFTMLTAQGAR, encoded by the exons ATGGTGACatcagaagaggaagagtcatcAACTTCTAGCTTGGAAAAGAAGATCCTTAAGTCTGTCATGACCATGCTTGATGCAAGATTTGGCGCTCTTAACTTGAATCAAACCAACCGGGGAGTTAATCAGCATCAACGGCCGAACCAGGAGGAACCAAGACCTAATGACGAGACTAGGGAGTACTACAGCCACGGTTCTTCACACGGAA AAATCACCAAGGTTAACAAGGTTAAACTTGCTGCTACCGAGTTCTACGACTATGCTCTAAGTTGGTGGGATCAGCTTGTTACCAGCCGCAGACGTACCAGAGACATACCGATCGAGACATGGAACCAGCTGAAAACCGTCATGCGTAGGAGGTTTGTGCCGAGTTACTATCATCGTGATCTTCATCAGCGTTTGAAGAATTTGGTTCAACGAAGCAGGTCAGTTGAAGAGTACTTCAAGGAAATGGAAACCCTGAAGCTCAGAGCCGATATTCATGAGGATGGAGAAGCTATGATGTCACGATTCATGGGAGGTCTTAACCGAGAAATCCAAGATCGTCTAGAGACCCAGCACTATGTGGAAATCGAGGAGATGCTTCACAAGGCAGTCTTGTTTGAACAGCAAATCAAGAGGAAGAACTCTCGATCCAGCTACAACATCGCTAAGACCAGCTACAACTCAGGTAAGTCAAGTTACCACAAGGAGGACAAGCCCGACTACCAGAAGGACTACAAGCCATTCATCAAGCCGAAACCAATAGATTCAGACCCGAAAGGTAAGGGTAAGGAGGTGATTACGAGGACAAGGGATATTCGTTGCTTTAAGTGTCAAGGACTTGGGCATTACGCAAGCGAATGTGTCAACAAAAGGATCATGGTTCTTAAAGACAACGGCGAGATTGAGTCTGCAGATGAGCGTTCGGAAAACGACTCATTGGACGAGAGTTTGGAAGCCCCAGCTAAAGGAGAGCTGCTTGTTGCTAGGAGATTGCTGAGTGTTCTAACTAAGTCTGAGGAGCAAGCGCAAAGGGAAAACTTGTTCCACACGCGATGTATTGTCAAAGATAAGGTATGTCGTTTAATTATCGATGGTGGTAGTTGTACTAACGTTGCTAGCAGGACTATGGTGGAGAAACTTGGTCTAGAAGTGCTTAAGCATCCAAAACCGTATGAACTACAATGGCTCAATGAGAAAGGTGAGATGTCTGTCAAGGAGCAAGTCAAGGTGCCGCTTTCAATTG AAACTCTTGCTTGTTCTACTAACCCCAAACCGGTGCTGCCGAGTAAAGTTGAATTGGTTTTGCAAGAGTATAAGGACGTGTTTCCGGAGGATAATCCCATTGGTTTACCGCCTATCCGAGGGATCGAGCATCAAATTAACTTTGTACCGGGAGCCGCTCTACCAAACCGACCAGCTTATAGCACCAACCCAGTTGAAACAAAGGAGCTTGAAAGACAAGTGAACGAGCTGATGGACAAAGGACATATCCGGGAAAGCATGAGTCCATGTGCCGTTCCAATGTTGCtagtaccaaagaaagatgggagtTGGCGAATGTGCGTGGACTGCCGAGCCATAAACAACATAACGGTTAAGTATCGCCATCCTATCCCTAGATTAGATGATATGCTTGATGAATTGCATGGCTCTAGCATCTTTTCTAAGATTGATCTTAAAAGTGGATATCATCAAATCCGtatgaaagaaggtgatgagtggaaaacggcttttaaaaccaaacaagggttatatgaatggttagtcatgccgtttgggttaACTAATGCGCCTAGCACTttcatgagattgatgaatcatGTCCTTAGGAAGCATATTGGTGATTTTgttgtggtttattttgatgacattttggtttataGCAAAAATTTAGAGGATCATGTCATGCATCTTAAACTTGTTTTGGATTTGCTTCGCAAGGAAAAGCTTTATGCAAACTTTAAGAAGTGCACCTTTTGCACAGATAATCTTGTTTTCCTAGGCTTTGTTGTAAGTGCAGATGGAATCAAGGTTGATGAGGAGAAAGTCAAGGCAATCAAAGATTGGCCAAGTCCTACAAATGTGAGCGAGGTGAGGAGCTTTCACGGCTTAGCAGGATTCTACCGACGGTTTGTCAAGGATTTCAGCACCATTGCCGCACCGCTTACGGAGGTCATCAAGAAGGACGTTGGTTTCAAATGGGAAGCTGCACAGGAAAATGCCTTCCAGGccttgaaagagaagcttactAATTCCCCTGTTTTAAttcttccaaattttatgaaaacttttgagattgagtgTGATGCCTCAGGCATAGGTATTggagctgttttgatgcaggatcatAAGCCCATAGCGTTCTTCAGTGAGAATCTGGGAGGAGCTACACTCAATTATCCGACCTACGACAAAGAGCTTTACGCTTTGGTCCAAGCACTACAAACGTGGCAACACTATCTATGGCCGAAGGAGTTCATCATTCATACTGACCACGAGTCTCTTAAGCATTTAAAGGGTCAACAAAAGCTCAACAAAC tgggagaggatgatgaaacCATGGACGGCTCAACCGAACCACACGGacctgaggagcagcttgaacctgCGGAAGCATCGGAGGaccagcttgaaccagaggaagcaccggaggagcagcttgtaccagtGGAAGAAGCGGAGGAAGCATTGATCGTCCCGGCGGGTCCTATTacaaggtcacggtccaagaggttcaaccaagccatcaatGCAATACTTAAGGAGTTggacaagaagctagaagacgtgACTCAAACCACATTCACcatgctcacagctcaaggtgctcggtaa